aaaaaatgacaacaaaacttcaaaaatattgtcgaaaatgaagaacaaccgAAATTATCACAAATCACAATTACAAAACCctaaatcaaaaccaaaaacagTAAGAAACAAAACGAACATCaaatgatgacaaaattgaacaaaaagtaGATGAAAATAGAAAGAACTTACCAAAACTTGAAGTAAATCGGAAAATATCACAATCACACCTTCAAAACCCTAAATCGAACGAAAAAAAAGAGGATAAATCAGTAAGAACTACACACGaacaaagaaaaacaagtgaAAATGCAAAAACTTACAGAAATTGAAGAAATCGAAGAGAAGATCAAAGAGTagaagctttctctctcctgaaATGGAAGAACTCGgcggtttctctctctaaaagtgAACAGTGATTTGAAAATGGGCAAAAACGTGGGAAAGAAAACCTTTTATACTAAACCCGAAAAAATAACCGTTTTCGACCCAATTCGGATTTGACCCGCGTCCTGACCCGAGTCACGACCCGCGTCACGACCCGCGTCACCCGTCTGACGCTGTCAGTCCGCCTTATTCAATAATTTGTACACAGCTTCGGGGGACTTTTACAACTTGACAGAAAGAAAATCTACTAACTATTACAATGAAATCTTTAACGATGCTCCGAATATCCGAGTGCGCGAGATCCAGGTCCAGGAGAGCTTTCACCAAAAGAGACGAATCAGTTTTAAAAATTactttgtttaatttattatagttactactccctccgtatttatttaagggatatacttgcctttttcggccgtatttatttaagagatacacttgccatttttagtaacttatcaaccccaccatctaattaaataatacatctaatataccctatcacccaccatcctattaaataaataattttataaacccaccccaccctccacccaccaaaatgacatggtccccacatgtttaattattaaaatatctatccaaacccacttgctttattgttttatttcatttaattatttttcttaatacccgtgcccgaccaagtgtatctcttaaaaaaatacggagggagtatatgaacaataaaggtcactATGAGTGTAAAAAATATGCTAGAGAAAACTATTGATTTTGGGaccacactaatattattgtgtaCCAATCAGAATCTCATATATGCTCAGATAAGAATTTGCACCTACAAATTGCTTTTACACTATTTGAGCTATATGCTTTATGATATACATACTTCTtccgtttttattttattattccaTCATTTAATTTTACATTATTCACGCACTCTCtttatcattttctttttttgtaaGTTATACATAATGAATTATATATTACTGAGTGATCTTGTTAAATTAATATCcatatattatttttaatatatcaatttttttataattttaactaATATATAATTAGAGAGATTAATGGGTAAAGTTTTATATTTACAAGCATGAAAACTAAGGAAGTATTAGTCATAACTCTGAAAATAAACAAAGAGTTCTTAGGACAACTTTAATAATAATGTAAGTAGAATTAGGGATCACGAGTTTGAGAGATAAAACAGCActaatcatatatatatatatatatatatatatatatatatatatatatatatatatatatatatatatatatatatatatatatatatatatatatatatatatatatatatatatatatatatatatatatatatataggggagggatccggtaagAACACTCCCTTATGTAAGTACACTTCTTATATAAGAACACCTTCTACACCATTGGATTAGAATCAAATCAATGGCCACGATCATCCCAGCCACTGCCATAATGGCATGATCGTAAATAAGAAAAAACGGatcaaaaatatataaaaaaaaaaaaaaatctcgtcagttgccataactcccactctctcaccattttctctctcctcaacctcCCACTCACTCCCTACAATGGACGAAAAACCGCTCAAATACTATCTATTTAATAGAATTCCGGCAGAATTATTGcaaaaaacaacaattcatcatTCTATACTTTGATCACGCTTAATCAAAAAAAGTGCaacaaaatcgcaaaaaatttTGAAAGCTGAAAATTGGACGCAATTTCGATGGAGTCAGGTGACGAAAATGCGATTGATTCTTCGAACAACTGCGAAAATACAAGGTTAGTGATAATCTAACAaattcatatagtttaaatgTTTCGtcaatttcaattaattttttaatttttgttgcttaattttgaaatattaaGGAAAATCGAGCACATGCAAAGCGAGGAAGCTCAACACGCAATCGAATCTAGTGTCAATGCTCCTTCAACAGAAGAAAAAGCTACAAATACGTAAGGATTTCAATTTATTTGGAGTTTCAAATAAAGAAAATCGACTAAAATTGTTATTCTAAACATGTTCTAATGTTAAATTTATGTTCAAAATAAAGTTCTACAGTTAATTGTCATAATTTAAAGTTTTTATACCAGATCTGTTATTAAATATGAATGTTCTAATTTTTTCCGCATGTTCTAATAATATTAAGACATGTTTCAAAGTTTTTATGATGTTCAATACATCttttaagcatgttctaatgTATGAATGATGTTctgaggaatgttctaaatttaaaaGTCATGATTGAATGTTTTAATGATGGATCTGGTGGAAGATAAAGAATGTTCGAAAAAATTTCCATGTTCTAAAGATGTTAAGAATGTTCTAAAGTTATTCGAACATGTTTCATTGTTTTGGGCCAACATCTGCTTTATAAAACAAAACTTTTAAATTTGGAGCATGTTCTAAAGGttttaatcatgaattaatGTTTTAGAAAATATTCAAATTGGTAAATTAATGTTCAAAGCATGTTCTAAGCATGTTCTAATTTCAAAAGATTGTTTTAAGGAAAGTTCTAAAGTTATCAGTCATAATTAAAAggatattataaaaaaaaaaattccatgtTCTAAACATTTTAAGAATGTTCTTATGTCATTGCTACACATGTTCTAATAAtataaatacattttttaatgttttcatCCTATTCTAAACATACATTAATGTTCAATCCATGTTTTAAGCATGTTATAATGTAAGAATGTTGTTCTAAGGCAAGttctaaaattaaaactaattattaaatattatgaGATAGATATATTGTACAAAATTTACCATGTTCTAAACATTTTAAGAATGTTCTTATGTCATTGCAACACATgttctaataataataatacatgttTGAATGTTTTCATCCTATTCTAAACATACATTAATGTTCAATCCATGttttaagcatgttctaatgTAAGAATGTTTTTctaaggcaagttcttaaattaAAACTAACTATTAAATATTATGAGATAGATATATTGTACAAAAATTACCATGTTCTAAAAAACTCTAAAAGTGTTCTAAAAAATATTACCATGTTCTAAACATTCCAACATGTTTCATTGCCTTAATATATGATCTAATCTTATAAAATGGATATTTTAAAATGTTtgagcatgttctaaatttttttaaCATTATCTAACTGTGGGATTTATGTAAATATTCTAATATTTTTTCAGCAAGGAGGATGACATACACTACGAAAAGGTTGATAATGCAGTTGTTTCAAGTCTTCATACAAATCCTACAGAAGAAAATATTTCAGAAACGTAAGAAAATAAAAGTTTATTGAGTGACAAAATAAATACTGTATGTTCTAAATGTTATTTAAAGCATGTTTTAATGTTATAATGCAAGTTTTAAAGTCATGCGTAAAATTTTCAAATATTATCATGCATGTTCTAAAACATATTTAATTGAAAACAGAGAAAAAACAGAAGAGGATGTTGCCAAAACAGAGGAGGAATGTGACATTATAAGGTAATTTTccagaatttaaattataatatatttGCAAATATTTAGAACATAAGAAAAATCTTAAGAACATGTCTTCTGCACTTTGATTTAGTATACTTATTTTCTGATCatttaatataattaaatacAATTTATTTATAGGAATGAGAATATGCAAAGAATAGACGGTGAACAAGAGACCGTGTTGCAAACAACTTCAACTGAATCAACAATTTCGATTTAAAAGTAAGTTTCATAATTTTAGTTCAATATTGAATACATAATAtgttctttaataaaatattaaatgttcTTACCGCATTTTcttatgtttgaattttttttaccaatatgATAGGAGTGTTCCTGAAATTGAATACAATAGAGTCCCTCAAGCGAAAGAAAGGATTAAACATACCATGAAATTTACTACGGAAGAGGTACAAACCACTTCTGAAGTAATTCCAATCAAGAGGTAATAATCCTAATTAAATTTAACAATAGGAACAAATAAATTCCAATTTAAAAACATTTACTAACAAATGTTTAAAACTACAACTAAacaggaaagaaaaagaaaggatCATAGTGAGGATTAAAAATccacaaaaggaaaaaataaatcCTAGGTATGCTGCCTATGTTCTAAACGTGTGTCTCTTATGTTCTAATTGTTAATTACTTGGAACTTGTTTAAATGTTCATAcattataataaaaaattatgttcTGATATTTGGAATAAATTATAATCATTTAGGGGTCAACCACCAAAAAAAGTTACATTCAAAATTAAAGGTGATGTTCATGGAGTGAAGGCGGCACCTATATTGGACAATGATCAAaggtaattatttttttatcaaaatattAACACATTCAAAATACTTGAAAACCAGAACtaatttagtttgattttaaatttaaatcaaatGAATCAATGTTATTTTTATCTGTAATGTATGTTCTAATATTCAACACTTATGTTCTAATATAATACACTTATGTTCTAATATCATGGccttatgttttaattattctaTCCTATGGTAtaatttcatatatatatatatatatatatatatatatatatatatatatatatatatatatatatatatatatatatgtttggATTTAGTTGTATGTGTGTACTAATAGAGTGTGCAATATGTAATAATTTTTGTTTAAGGAATGAATCTGAGAAGTTGGAAGATAACACAAAAGAGCATGAAAATGAAGAGATGCCCCtgaaaaatcaaaaagaaacaGAAAATGCCGAGGCAGAGCCAACAAAATCAGAGAAAAAGAACGAAGAGAAGACAGAAGCTGATGAGTTAAGGCTGCCAACTGTTACAACTCATTCAAATGAGTTAGAAGCAAAAGAGCATGAAAAGGAAGAGATGCccctgaaaaataaaaaagaaacagaaAATGCCGAGGCAGAGCCAACAAAATCAGAGGAACAGAAGGAAGAGAAGACAGAAGCTGATGAGTTAAGGCTGTCAACTGTTACAACTCATTCAAATGAGTTAGAAGCATCATCTTCAGGAACAAAAGCAATTACTGAAGAAAAAGAAGATGAGGAGTTAGAAATGGCAATACAATTAGCAATTGCAAACTCGTTGGAAAACAATGATTCAAAGTAAGTCAAAGATCCAAAGATTTAatctaattttaatttaaatatatatatatatatatatatatattttaaggatgtaaaaatataattacATATGTAATATATGTTTCAGGAATGAATCcaacaaagaagaaaaagacCTCGTGGAAACTGAAAATGATGAAACAGATGATGAAGAAGTTGGTGATGAGGAAAAGAATGATAACAGTGACAGAGAAATACCAAGAACAGCTACAGGGTACGTTCTAAACTTAAACAAATATAATTTagtaaattatttaaattataagagaataaattttatacatAAATTAACAGGTGGGAGAATGTTAAGAAACCAACTGGTTGCCCAATGGAGAAAAAGGATTCCAGGGAGGAGGATGATAATGTAGAAGATGATGAAAATCAGAACACTGACGATGATGAAAATCAAAACGCAGAAACTGATGAAGAAGAGAACGATGAGAATAAATCTACAAACCTCAAATCAACTTCAAGGTATGCAATATCAACTAACTAATTAGAACATGGGTAGTTTATATATAATATTTTGCATTTTctagttctttagaaaatattaTAAACAAATACAACACCAGAAAGATTAATTAGAACATGTGTACACTAAGTTAGATCATAAGAATATTTAATTAGAACATGTGTAAACTTAGTtttaacatataaaatataattagaactcaggaataattaattaaaacatgtGTTAATTGAATTAGAACATGATTAGTTTAATTGAGAATTTAGAACACATTAACAACTCATGTTctaatataaattataatgcattTTTACTGTTTAACAGGCAGGAAGTTATCGAAGAAGATGAGAACATTAACAATGATGAAATTGTTGCATCTCCTTCGAAAAGAATGAAGAGAAAAAGCGTCGCACCAAAGACAAAAGTGCAATCAGTGACCATTGAGAAACAAGATGGTGATCCGGTGGAAAAAGACGATGAAGAAACAGATGATGATATACTGATTAGTCAGTTCAGAGTGGCAAGGACACAACCaccaagaaaaagaacaaaaaagcaAGAGAAAAAGGATGAAAAAGATGTTGAAAAAAGAGGAAAGGGAGTGGTACAGAAAAAGGCAGCAAAGGCCTTGGGAACAAGAACCCCAACAAGAAGAAGCTTAAGAGTACAAGAAAGTGTAAAAGCTGTtgaagaagaggaggaagagagagagattgtaaaggaaacaaaaagaaaacttGGGAGAAAGCCCCGTAAAACAGTGAAGAAAGAAGAATCTGACATcagtgaagaagatgaagaagatgatgaaaatTATGAGGCGGatgaagaagaagtagaagaagaagaagcgGAAGAGGAGGAAAAGCCATTCAACAAGAGAAAGAGACAACAATTAGAGGTaacatttaaaatattaaaaattcttcATAATAAACTAGAAAACATAAAAAATGGtagaaaaagacaaaaaaataaaaattagaacATGTTAATAAAATTAGAACACAAGAGACAGTAATTCAAACATGTGTTCAATGAATTAGAACATacaaatattaattaaaacatgTGTACAATGACTTGGAACATAAAACTAATACTAAGAACACATGCCTGATTAATTAAAACATGTGTaaatttaattagaacataataaaaaaaaattacatgatgacttaataatttaaaacaAAGAAAGACCTTATGTTCTAATATATAAATGAACATAATtacattaattaaaatcctaaattattataataagtaataagtttaCATGTTCTAAACTATGAATGATATGTTCTATTACTGATCAACATATGTTCTATGTTTTTTTTACAGATTGTGACAAGAGCAgaaaaaaacaaaggaaaattaaggaaaatcgaagaggatgatgatgattatcTGGAGATATTGGAGGTTTATGAGGATACAAAGCCGattgttccaaagcaaaagaaaaaggtGGTGTTGTATCAGAAGATTCCCCCAGCGCAATTGATAGAACTTATCAAGATAATGCCTGACGAGCACAAGGAAGCTGTCAGGAAAATTGGATTTGGGGGATTTCTGAGTCTGAGCATGGCAAATCACAATTCAGCGTTGGCAGATTACATAGTGTCAAGCTCAAATGTAGATCGACAGTCAATAGTTCTGCCTGGAAGTGGTGGAATTTTTGTCACACCTGAAGATGTTCATCAGGTGTATGGTGTACCATTGGGAGGCGAAGAGATTGTGGAGCCAGAAAATGAAGACATTGATGATAATTATGTAGAGTTCTTAGCAACATGGAGGAAAAGTTTCAAACTGAAGAAGGGAAGCCCAACAAACTTGCCACTAATTTCTAGAATAAAGGACCTGATGCTTGAACCAGTATCCAATGAGTTCATTTGGAACTTCGTCATTGCTGCAGTGAACTCCTGTATGAGATCAACCAACAACCCACAAGTATACATCAGATTCATGTACAGctgtatgaacacaaacacgaTTGCGAATCTGGATTGGAGCACGTTTGTGTACAGACATTGGAAGAAATCTGTTTGTGAATGGAAAGCCGGAACTTCTTTCTATACAGGACCTCTACCATTCCTCTTggtaaatatttctatttcctttttttaatgttcttttaatacttccttaatatattgaataaaaaataaattttgtcATAATATGAACAGGTGTTGTACTTCGATCGATTACAAAGAGGAGGCCAACAAGTACCAAGACAAATCCCACTTTTAACAGTGTGGAACAGAGAAAGAATGACAAACAGAATTGCCATTGAAAAAGCAAGGGGATTTGGTCAAGGTATAGTGCTGAATCGCATAGGAGCTGAGCCAACTGTCCAAGAAAATGCAATGCCCGAAACCGAAATCCCAAAAAAAACAGAAGCAACAAATATGGCAGGATCTTCTTCAAATGCAAAATCTGAAATGATGGTAAGAACATTCATTTAGAACATGTTGGATAATGCAAAGAACTCATTCAAATGAAAATTAGAACATgaaaacaataaatttgaacatacataaaaaactatagaaaatatgaaaaaacaaaaaatagtaGAAATGTTTGCAACTTGTTAATAAAGGGTTATGTTCTAATAAATGTTCTAATGATGAATACTTATGTTCTAACTTTCAAAATTTCTTTATACTCATGTTtctttaatgttttaaatttttaaagtAATAATACAATGATATATACTTGTATTCTAAGATATAAATTTCATAATACTTAAGTTTGTCAAATGTTCTAAACATTCCTTAGTGTGTTCTAATTATGTATGCTTATGATCTAAGGTTTCAATATTCTTTATGACCATATTTTATAATGTTCTAAGTTTTTAAAGTAAGAATCCAATTATAAATACTAAAGTTCTAAGTTTTAAATATTCATAATACTTAGGTTTGTAAATGTTCTAAACATTCCAGTATGTGTTCGAATTATGCATGCTTATGTTCTATGTTTTAAATATACTATATACTCATGTTTCTATTATGTTCTACATTTTTAAACTAATAttacaataataaatacttgtgtTCTAAGTTATATAATCATAATAATTGACTTGTCTAATGTTCTAAACCTTCTTATGTGTGTTCTAATATATTATACATATGTTCTAAGTTTGACTATCTTAAAAactaaattaaaattatatgtCCTGAATagaaatatgaaataaaataaatattaatatattGTTTACAAAATTATAGGAATTTTCGGAAAATTTTGGTACATTGGCAAAGACGCTTGCTTCGAATGTCAACGAGATGTACAACATGCTAGACAAAGCAAATGAAATGTTTAACGAGGCTGATACAACAGACAAAATGCATAGCCTAGTTGAAAACATTTGGAACAAGTACACCTCTAAGAAACAAATGATGAGCCAAAACAAAGATGAAAAAGAGCCAAAAAACAAAACCCCATCACTTCTAAGCCAAGATCAGCATCTGTTTGACGAGCCTGGTTTCATGGAGGAGTTGGATAAGTTAATGGCAAATGCATGGAATATGTATCATGAGCAAAAGGCCAATGAAAACAAGAATCAAAGAACTCCAACTGAAGCACAGATACATGAAACAGTGGATCATCCAGAGTATTTCAATACTCCAAGGCTAGACATACCAACTCCAAAGTTCAGATTAAGAACCCCAAGCCCAGAACCTGAAATTCCTTCCAACTCTGAAATTCCTTCCAACTCTGAAATCAGGAAGCCTGCCAATAAATCTGCATCAAATGAAACACCAGAAACCACAAGGATTGAAATTGCAAAATACACAAGCTTCAACTTACTATCGCCCTCACCAACCAAAAAAGGAGAACAGCCTGAAAATGCAGTGGATGAACCAACTTCTGAAAATTTGATGAAAATGGCTGATGCAGCAGCTGAGGAAAGCGAGAAAGCTATGAACAGTGGAGATGCAAAACAGAAGGGCAAGGAACAGATTCAAGGGTAAAGTAATTGTGTTAATGTATTTTGaatgaaattttttgaaaaattatgTACTTTAaaaacaatatatttataaaaaatatttagaacataagttttaaaatattattttggaACATGATAAAGaatatttagaacatatgcCTTAGAAATTTGAACATAATATCCTTTGTTTATTAGTAATTGTATTTATGtattttggatggaatttttacgaaaattatgaattttttaaaaaatagatttataaaaaaaaagactttTATTCTTTGCAGTTGAAAATCACAATTAACATGTTATTGTAGAACATGAAGCGCATTATTTGGAACATGTGCCTTagaaagaaaaaacatagtttaCTTTGTTTAATAAAACTGTTttctaataataaataaatattattgtGTTAAACAGGGAAAAGGAAGGGAAAAAAGGAATGTGGATAGACTTCCATTGAACTTAAGGTCTCCTTTCAtgattgaaaatgaaagcaaattCAAGAATGTTGAAGAAGGGTATAGGAGGGTGGCAGAGTATGCATTTGCTGAAGGAGATATAACGTAAGTTTTAAAGTACATGTCTATTAATGTAAGTtaaacatttaatatttttaatctaacaaataataataactGTCATTTATAGGGAGATCTTGTATTATGACACCGTCACCACAATCACTAGAGAAGATATACATACTCTGGCAGCTAAGGAACATCTCGTGAACAACATTATTGATGCTTATTCATATATCCTGAACATGGAAAACAAAAGGAGGGGTGTAGGGAAAACAAACAGATTCTTTTTCTCCACACAAATTTACGTAAGTGTATtacatttatatttaaataaagttATATGAATAACTTATCACTAATGAAATATCTAACACTGAGTTTAATTTTTCAGCTTACACTATGCACAAAGACGTATTTCAATGCAAAGGATACACAAGAAGAGAGAATGGAATTTCTGTTTAGAAGGATGGAAACAGAGATGAATCATGCAGGAGTGGACAGCTTCAAAAATATACAACTGGTAAGATGTAAACTTATACTTGATAGAAACCTTAAAACCATAAtgaataaaattagaacatAAAGAATCTAAAGTTAAAACATGTTAGAGAATGATTAGAACATGAACATAGAACCTGAAAATTTATTTCAGTTTAAACTGTTAGATAATATGAACATAGCACCTAAACTGCCATCTATTTGACTGAACAGGTATTCATGCCTGTCGTAAATGGAGCACACTTCTACCTACTTTACGTGAATTTCTTGGAAAGCAAACTTGATCTCATCGATAATAGACCATTGCCGGCAAAGATTTCGTTCTTCAAGAAATATGCAAATGAACCAAAACAAATGGTAATACATTaacttattatattattttaattataaaatataataaaaaatgcaattaatgttttttttcttaCTCAGTTGAGGGGGTTTGCAAAAAATTTCTGCCATATCGACAAGATTCAAAGCACAGAGTATGTGTAATCATTTAAAACTCGGACAATTAAAATGCCATGGAGAAGCTTAAGCAACAAGAATGATTGTGGAGTGTTTTTGATGAGGCACATGCAGACATATGAGGCAGAAGATGCAGAAAAATGGGAATGTGGACTTGAGAAAGACAATGTAAGTATTCTTTTTTTCCAATATGAATTCATTTAAGAACAAGATAAAATAGTTTAGAACATGTGTGACACACATTCAAACACAAGACACTCTGTTTTAGAACATAgcataaaataaaacagatgaacaaaaaagaacaaacaacagaaataacaaaaaaattagAATGGAAAACATATTTTTCCCACAATATTGTACATTCAAGTTACAAACATTGTTTCTAATGTTTTTTTGGTTATTTGCAGATTGAAATACTACAAAAACTGAGGGTAGAATATTGTGGGAAAATATTATCATCAAAGCTGAATGACGAGCatcatgcaatttcaatgaAGTCGAGGAAATGGAAGAAAGAGATGAGAATAGATTAGATTAAATATGATTAGActagaactttattatataatactTTGATTTGAAGGTAGTTTGAATTACAATTTCTGTGTGTTCCTTTTTTAATTTGAACCAAGATTATGTAGTCTAGATAATATTTGAAAAAGATTGTGTGTGTTGATTTTCACATGTTGTTTCGGATAATATATGCATGTTTTGATTTCTAAAAATAGATTTATCATAAGTTCATTGCGTGTTTATTTACTATTAATTTAATATGTTTTAAACATATATTGGCAACTTCTAATAGTAGCAAGATATGTTATAATAGAAATTCTGATACACAAAACAATATTTTGAACCCGTAGTCGTCCTATATAAAACAATGTTGAAATATCTAAAGTTAACTAcacatgttctaaaacaaaaggATATGTTCTAAGATGATATGAACATGTTCTAAGgaataaaaattatacaaaattaAATCCAACTACAGAAGGCAAATTTTAAACAAACAATATTATAGAGACCAGTAATTCAtatgtaaaataaatatttcagaaaaaaagaacaaaaaaattacaaagTAATAAATGTAAACTTAAAAATAACATTTGTGTtcgtaaaacaaataaattatactatggaataaataaataaaaacaaaaaaagagtaTCTAGCCTCCAAAGAAGTCAGTGAATATTTTACctacaaaaaagaaaacaaatcaaaaacattaatatttaaaataagaaaaaaaaaacaggaaaaTATATAGAACATACAGTACCTGAATATAGAACACAAGGCCTCTTTTCTAGAACATTAAATATTAAACAACTAGAACACAGATACCCTTGAAAAATCAAACACAtctttaaatattttaaacacagtagtataatatataataaaaaaaacaaaacaaaactgaACATAAAAACAAAACATTAGAACATTAGGCAACATATTTttgaacataaaaaaaaaaaaaaaaaaaaaaaaaaacaacagaaCTTACATTTTTACTTTTGTTTTTCGGGACAATTACGAATATCATGGTAACCCAACTTCTTACAACCTTTACACAACCTCTTCTTCTTTTGACTTTGTTCAATAGCTTTTTCTTTATCACTCTTCAACCGTTTATCACTTCCACTACCTTGAACATGAACCCCGGTTCCTTTATTCTTTGATACTTTAGGCGGTTTGGTCAAAATTTCACTAGGAACACTAGCTCCAATAAGCAATTCAATATATTGAGCTTTGCTAGAAACACTACCACTCAATCCATCAACAATACTACTTTGAGATTCCAAATCTAACCTCAATGATCGTAGATTATCCACAAGAGCACTTAGTGTCAATTCATTCCCTTGAGCCAAACTCACACAAGAATGAATTTCA
This sequence is a window from Spinacia oleracea cultivar Varoflay chromosome 1, BTI_SOV_V1, whole genome shotgun sequence. Protein-coding genes within it:
- the LOC110781108 gene encoding uncharacterized protein, whose amino-acid sequence is MKFTTEEVQTTSEVIPIKRKEKERIIVRIKNPQKEKINPRGQPPKKVTFKIKGDVHGVKAAPILDNDQRNESEKLEDNTKEHENEEMPLKNQKETENAEAEPTKSEKKNEEKTEADELRLPTVTTHSNELEAKEHEKEEMPLKNKKETENAEAEPTKSEEQKEEKTEADELRLSTVTTHSNELEASSSGTKAITEEKEDEELEMAIQLAIANSLENNDSKNESNKEEKDLVETENDETDDEEVGDEEKNDNSDREIPRTATGWENVKKPTGCPMEKKDSREEDDNVEDDENQNTDDDENQNAETDEEENDENKSTNLKSTSRQEVIEEDENINNDEIVASPSKRMKRKSVAPKTKVQSVTIEKQDGDPVEKDDEETDDDILISQFRVARTQPPRKRTKKQEKKDEKDVEKRGKGVVQKKAAKALGTRTPTRRSLRVQESVKAVEEEEEEREIVKETKRKLGRKPRKTVKKEESDISEEDEEDDENYEADEEEVEEEEAEEEEKPFNKRKRQQLEIVTRAEKNKGKLRKIEEDDDDYLEILEVYEDTKPIVPKQKKKVVLYQKIPPAQLIELIKIMPDEHKEAVRKIGFGGFLSLSMANHNSALADYIVSSSNVDRQSIVLPGSGGIFVTPEDVHQVYGVPLGGEEIVEPENEDIDDNYVEFLATWRKSFKLKKGSPTNLPLISRIKDLMLEPVSNEFIWNFVIAAVNSCMRSTNNPQVYIRFMYSCMNTNTIANLDWSTFVYRHWKKSVCEWKAGTSFYTGPLPFLLVLYFDRLQRGGQQVPRQIPLLTVWNRERMTNRIAIEKARGFGQGIVLNRIGAEPTVQENAMPETEIPKKTEATNMAGSSSNAKSEMMEFSENFGTLAKTLASNVNEMYNMLDKANEMFNEADTTDKMHSLVENIWNKYTSKKQMMSQNKDEKEPKNKTPSLLSQDQHLFDEPGFMEELDKLMANAWNMYHEQKANENKNQRTPTEAQIHETVDHPEYFNTPRLDIPTPKFRLRTPSPEPEIPSNSEIPSNSEIRKPANKSASNETPETTRIEIAKYTSFNLLSPSPTKKGEQPENAVDEPTSENLMKMADAAAEESEKAMNSGDAKQKGKEQIQGEKEGKKGMWIDFH